A single window of Solenopsis invicta isolate M01_SB chromosome 3, UNIL_Sinv_3.0, whole genome shotgun sequence DNA harbors:
- the LOC120357246 gene encoding uncharacterized protein LOC120357246: MYLIGHLSTSVAEESRHQGYQGTLATTKENGSCRPGPTRSRTLTKKKRELYKANKRSVYEAREREKIVRAGWSGRTARTRAIECRLACWINGRKSTRSKTRIIRSVNVVRESTKISATGGDRAIPAEIRHNTGVTSRQDNGGRQLAAHIRGRIRARPWVLWVGQGRARPSIPQFPHRARSLPQSFEFSLLCMSVVWQTSARTISLPTIFHRTRSSEAVSAR; this comes from the coding sequence ATGTATCTAATTGGGCACCTCTCGACGAGCGTTGCGGAAGAATCAAGACATCAAGGTTATCAAGGGACGCTAGCGACCACGAAGGAAAACGGAAGCTGTCGTCCAGGGCCGACGCGTTCGAGAACACTGACAAAGAAGAAGCGAGAGCTTTACAAGGCGAACAAGCGCTCCGTATACGAGGCTCGCGAACGGGAAAAAATTGTACGGGCAGGTTGGAGCGGACGAACGGCTAGGACAAGGGCCATTGAATGTCGGCTGGCCTGCTGGATAAACGGACGAAAATCGACGAGATCGAAAACTAGAATAATTCGCTCCGTGAATGTAGTGCGGGAATCTACCAAGATATCGGCCACTGGCGGGGACCGCGCGATACCCGCGGAGATCCGTCATAATACGGGCGTGACGTCGCGTCAGGATAACGGCGGACGTCAATTGGCCGCGCACATACGCGGCAGAATACGCGCACGCCCGTGGGTACTGTGGGTAGGGCAGGGTAGGGCGCGCCCATCGATCCCGCAATTtccgcatcgagcgcgatccttaCCACAGTCCTTCGAGTTTTCGTTGTTGTGTATGAGTGTTGTGTGGCAAACGAGTGCCCGGACGATCTCTCTCCCGACAATCTTCCACAGGACGAGGAGCAGCGAGGCGGTGTCGGCGAGGTGA
- the LOC105203310 gene encoding replication protein A 70 kDa DNA-binding subunit, which translates to MISFRLSAPTPGDYWRPIQSKKEVSLTKRHFKMNGHRKLNDGTDGSTDGTADSTIPTSLDIYTTPIAKLNGRDSGVIKAREIEKSQVKLWNNNRGRGKYFFITLIDASGKISCTAFQDMVDKFFNLIVVGNVYHVSRCHLKKADKRFNTTKNNYELIVHFFTRLEPCHDHYSVPTIWFNFSTINQIKSKKNK; encoded by the exons ATGATCAG ttTCAGATTGTCCGCCCCCACCCCTGGTGATTATTGGAGACCAATTCAATCAAAAAAAGAAGTCAGCTTGACAAAGCGACACTTCAAAATGAAT GGACACCGAAAATTGAATGATGGGACCGATGGTTCAACCGATGGTACGGCTGATTCGACGATTCCCACCTCTCTCGATATATATACCACTCCGATCGCGAAGCTGAATGGGCGAGATAG CGGGGTGATCAAGGCGCGGGAAATTGAGAAATCTCAAGTCAAACTATGGAATAACAATCGTGGAAGAGgcaaatacttttttatcaCGTTAATCGACGCGAGCGGTAAGATATCATGTACCGCGTTCCAAGATATGGTagacaaatttttcaacttgatagTG GTTGGAAATGTGTATCACGTCTCGCGATGTCATTTGAAGAAAGCTGATAAACGGTTCAATACCACGAAGAATAATTATGAATTGATCGTGCATTTCTTCACGAGGCTCGAACCTTGTCACGATCATTACAGCGTTCCAACGATATGGTTCAATTTCTCAactataaatcaaattaaaagcaaaaaaaataagTGA